Part of the Candidatus Methanogranum gryphiswaldense genome, GATAAAGGGTGCCAGTAGTGAGAGCTACTGGTCGCAGTGACAAGAGAACACCGACTGTTTAATAAAAACATAGGTCCCTGCTAGTTCGAAAGGATGTGTATAGGGGCCGAAGCCTGCCCAGTGTTGGCATCTGAAATTCTGTTTCAACGGAACGAAGGACCGATAAACGGCGGGGGTAACTATGACCCTCTTAAGGTAGCGTAATACCTTGTCGCTTAATTGGCGACTTGCATGAAGGCTCAACGAGTGTTCTACTGTCCCCGCCTCGACGCTAGTGAAATCAATCTATCTGGTGCACAATCCAGATCCCTCCATCTGAAAGCGAAGACCCCATGGAGTTTCACTACAACCTGTTGTTGTTGTAGGGAATGTTATGTGTAGGGTAGGCGGGAGACGTTACCCAGGAAGGTGCGCTAGCACCTCTCCGAGTCGACGATGAAACACCGCCCTTAACATTCCTTACGACTCACCTCTTCGGAGGAACAGCTATAGGCAGGTAGTTCGGGTGGGGCGCCACGCCCTCAAAAAGATAACAAGGGCGCCCAATGGTTAGCTCAGGTAGGTCAGAAATCTACCGAAGAATGTAAAGGTAAAAGCTAGCTTGACTCGGAACCAGACAATAGGGTTCGGAGATAGGAAACTATGGCTTAGCGAACCAATCAGCCTCCCGAGTGGGGGCGATTGATGTCAGAAAAATTACCCTGGGGATAATTGAGTTGTCTCGAGCAAGAGTTCATATCGACCTCGAGGCTTGCTACTTCGCTGTCGGCTCTCCCTATCCTGGTGGTGCAGCAGCTGCCAAGGGTGGGGTTGTTCGCCCATTAAAAGGGATCGTGAGCTGGGTTTAAAACGTCGCGAGACAGTTTTGTTGCTTTTTGATGGAGGTGTGGGTACCTGACGAGAAGGATCCTTTAGTACGAGAGGAACAGGGATTCGTCGCCTCTAGTTTATCAGTTGTCTGACAAGGCATGCTGAGTAGCCACGCGATAGTGGATAAGAGCTGAAAGCATCTAAGCTCGAAGCCACCTTGAAAAAGAGGTACCATAGGGCGCTTATAAATGATAAGTTTGATAGAAGCCGGATGTAAGTATCGAGGTTCGCCGAGATATTCAGTCCTGGCTTACTAAAGCCGTTACGTCGCTGGATGTGGTCTAGCAGTCAAACAGGTTGCGTATAAAAAATTCTCATCCTCCAAATAGTATTTTATTTGGTTTTAATTTAATTTAGTTGTACTTCTCATCCAGTACACCTTATTTGTTAAATATTACAATCTCAGTCTGTTTTTTATGGCAGTTACAAGGATATCGTCAAAAATTTCATTTGATTCCAATATTTATCTTGTTCAAGGCAGGATCAACGTCCTGATCGATACTGGAACAGGTCTTGGTTCCCAAGAGGTCTTGAAGAATATAAGACGTATTTTGGGTGATTCAAAACTTGATATGGTCATTCTTACTCACTGCCATGCAGATCATATCGGTGGTTTGACCGATATAATTGAATCCTTTTCGTGTCCTGCATTTGCAGGTAAGGATGCCGAATACATTCGAAGTGCAAGTCCTGTAACTTTGGCAGAGGAAGTATTGGGTATCTGTCTTCAACCGGTGGACGTTACAGAGGTATCCGATGGAGAGATAATTGATATGGGAGATCACAGGTTGCGCATTATCGATACGCCAGGACATACAATTGGAAGCATTTCGTTGTATGATGAGGTAACGCACTCGCTTTTTTCCGGAGATACTTTGTTCACAATGGGAGTGGGTCGTACTGATTTTCCAACGGGTTCATTTAAATATCTCACCGAATCTCTATTAAAACTTAGTAAGATAGAAATAAAATCATTGTATCCTGGGCATGGTAATGTTTCGGATCAAGGTAATCAAATGGTAAGATACGGGTTGAATATGTTGGGGGTGTCAGTATGAGAATAATAAAATGCGATTGTTCAAACGGTGTCAATGCTCACTGTGTAGAGGCAGCTTTGAATGCTGCAGAGGATATCAGCGAAGGAAGGTTAATTGTGTACCCGACAGAGACTGTTTATGGTGTCGGGGCCGATATATATAATCAGGTTGCGTTGAAGAATCTCTATCTTGCAAAAAAGAGGCCATTCGATATGGCGTTATCTGTTGCCGTCAGTGATAGGAATATGATGGAACAGGTTGCGATACTGGATGATAATGCGGATAAATTGATCAAGGCATTCCTTCCAGGGCCGCTCACACTCATCATGCCGAAACAACCTGACGTTCCTGATTTGTTGACCGCGATGTCACAGAAAGTAGGCATACGCATCCCAGATCACCCTATTGCGCAAGAGATAATAAGGCGTACGGGGCCTATTGTAGCGACTTCGGCAAATGTACATTCTAGACCAGATGCTACCACTGTTTCAGAGGCCATCAATGATTTCGGTGATGCGATCAGTACGTACATAGATGCAGGAAAATCACCTACAGGAAAGCCATCAACTATTGTTTGGCTTGCTGACGGTGAGGTGGAGATTGTACGTCAGGGTATCATCACAATACATCAGATAGAGGAAGTCTTAAGATGCTGACAAGCGAACAATTAGAAAAACTTCGTAAAGCTGGTCAGGTGGCAGGAGCTGCCAGAGAAATGGGCATGGGCCTTGTTAAAGCGGGCGGTAAACTCTATGATGTCGCACAGGAAGTCGAGGGATACATAAGAGAACATGGTTGTGGTCTTGCATTTCCATGTAACATAAGCAGAAACGAAGTTGCTGCCCACTACACACCATGTATCAATGACCCCACGGTTTTCGAGCTGGGGGACGTTGTTAAGATCGATTGCGGTGCTGAGATAGATGGCTATGTGGGTGACACTGCAGGCACAGTGGAAGTCGGTACCAGGAGATATACCGAATTGATTGACGTATCAAAACGTGCGAGAAATACCGTGGCAGAATTTATTGGTGAAGGTACACCGCTCGGAGAGATCGGACGTGCAGTTGAGATGGTGATAAACCAGGCTGGATTCAAACCCATTGATAATTTAAATGGGCATCAGATTGAGCCATACAATTTACATGCTGGACTTTCGGTTCCGAGTTATGCAAGCGGCGACACGACTACATTGAAGGCAGGCATGGTAATTGCTATTGAGCCCTTTGCTACCAATGGGGGAGGGTCTGTTGTAAATGGCCCTCAGGGCAATATCGTTCGTCTTGTCAGAGACCGTAAGGTCGATGATCCGAAGGCACAGGATTTCTTGGAATATGTAAAAGGTGAATTCAAGACGTTCCCGTTCTGTGCGAGAAGCTGTGATTTTCCAGATGCAGAGAAACATGTGAAATATCTTATGCATCGCGGGGTCCTGTCAGGATACGCACAGCTTGTGGAGGTAAAGGGAGGGATGGTGTCTCAACATGAGTACACGTTCTATATTGCCGGCCCAAGGGCAGAGGTCACAACTTTGCCTTGAATGGTGTGGACGGGGCTTTGCCCCATCTTACACTCACATTTGGAACCTATTGAAGTAATTTGTTAATGTAAGAATAATAAAAAATAATTTAAAATGTTTTCAAATAGAAAACGTGATGTTCTCAATATCCTGTTGTTTCATCCTATCCAATGGTTGTGATTTGTAATCTTTATTTGGAGAAAGGTCCACTTTGCTTAGGTCCAGGCAACGTAGACGACGATTGTATTGTGTATGATAATAGTAACGAAGGTTCTTCGTATCGCTTATTGTCGTCCATGTGGTGGAGCTGACTAGGCCTTTCTGCATATCTTTTTCTTTGGGAGTGAAGACACGTTCTAATGGCACATTGAATGAATCCATTATCCTATTCATTTCTAGGACAGTATCATAGGCGTCGACGGTAGGTCTGGCGGTGTTTGTTAGTGCAGCAGCTCTCACAAAACGTGACGGCGGCGTATAATCGCCAGGCATCCCTACCAGTCCAGCTCCATGGCCTATGGGTATCATCTCAACGCCCATGTAATTTGCTTTTTCCTCTCCATCAGCACGGAAATTTAGATAGTTGCGTAGATTGGTCATATGCCAATCGAAAGAAGGTGAATTTGTGATTATGCCTACGGGGTTATCGAATATTGTTGTTTGACCGTTTAGGAATTCAATAGTGATGGCTTTTCCACTTCTGTCTGCGACCATGTAATGACACGGGACCTCTATGTTGGTACCAGGTAGGGGTATCCCTACCAAGTGTATGCCTTCTATACCATTTTTTATTTCATCTATGGTAGCGAACATGCTCAATATGTAGGTTCCAAGATCTGTTGCCGCCATACTTTTTTCTGCAAGTGCCGGATCATATTTTTCATATTTTGCAGTCCCTGTATGATAGAAAAGTCCTGCGACCAATCCTTTTTCATTCATACCATCAGAAGCAAAATATTGACCAAAGGCATCTATCCCGACAAATCCATATTTTGCATTCCAAGTGAATCCGGTGTTGCCATCTGGTAGTGTACCAGTTATCTTTTTCTCTCTGGGCGCGATGAATATTCTGGAAAATATGTCCATGGTCCCCCATTCCATACTTCTCCCTTTGATCACAGCTCCATCTTGAGCTTTTAGTATGATGCCTGTACACATGTTATCTTACTCTGGTCCTTAAGGGCCATTCTATCATTTCTTCGTGTAGCTTTAATACTTTTGGGTATTTTTTTATTATTTTTGGCTATTTGTACAGGACTTATTAACAATATGTAGTTTTTGAACATTTGAAAAAAAATAACATTGGATTATTTGAATGCGCAACGGCAGTTTATATATACCATCAAGGTAAGTTTTCATAAGGTAAAATGTCTGAAGTCAGTTTTAAAAATAGTAAACTGGTCATAGTTGTGGCATTATTAGCAACCTTTATGGTCATGTTAGATCTGAGTTTGGTCAATATATCCTTGCCTACGATCCTTAAGGATTGGCATCTCAAAACCTCAATGGTGATGTGGGTATTGTTGGCTTATACGGTCTCACTTTCGGCATTCATGCTGCTGTTCGGTAAACTCGGTGAAAGGTACGGGTTCAAGATCATAATGTCAGTTGGATTTGTTATATTCATATGTGGTACATTATTGTCTTTCTTCTCACCAAACATTGACACACTCATAGTATGTAGATTTGCGCAAGGTATAGGTGCGGCGATGATAACCGCTTTGGCATTTGCAGCCATAACCCGGTTTGTAAGTCCAGATCTACGTGGAAAAGGTCTTGGAATAGTGGCTGCTGCAGGTTCTCTCGGCACTGTGATAGGTCCTACATTGGGCGGATATCTTGCAGGTACTTTTGGTTTTCATACGGTCTTCCTTGTTAATATTCCAGTTGGAATCGTTGCACTTTTCTTGTCATTGAAGGTCATTCCAGGTGACAGATTGCCAGTAAAGGGTCGTTTCGACGTTATAGGTGCTGTATCGATATTCATCGGAATATTCGGCATAATATATGCATTGAATATGGGAGAGCAATTAGGTTGGACATCGATAACGATAATAAGTACGATCTTGGCTGCGGTCATATTCATACCATTGTTTGTATTCTGGGAGAGTAAGAGGGCAAGCGATCCCCTACTGAATATAAAGGCAGTATCTTCTAGGAATGTGTTATTGCCTTCGATAGGCTCGATGATGATCATGGCCGCGTTCGCAGGAGCATTCGTCATATTGCCGTTCTATTTCGAGCTCATGCACGGTATGACCTCAACGCAATCCGGTCAGATGTTCTTGTGGGCCACGGTCACAATGGTCGTTGCAGGCATTGTCGCAGGTACTATTGCTAATAAAGTATCTGTCCGCTCCCTATCTATCGTATCTCTGATAATTGCAGCAGCAGCATTCTTCATAATGTCCACTATAGTCGCTAATACAGGCCTGTTAATCATAGGCCTCATGTTATTGATTCTGGGTATTGGTAACGGTCTGTTCTACCCTCCTTCGAACAGGATGATCCTGACAAGTGCCCCGCCTGAGGTGCAGGGGGAAGCATCAGGATTGTTGAGGACCATGCAACAAGTGGGTTGTGCTATCGGCGTGGCAATATTTACCACCATAATCACGACCTATGTTGATTTCAAAGGATACCTGGATGGATCAGAGACATTACAAGATCTAGAAAGTAATTTCATCAGCGGTATGTCGGTCTGTATGATAATCGGTGGCATAATGGTCATTATCGGAGTTGTTGCATTATTATTTACCAGAAAGATGGCATCCGTAAAAAAGGAGTGACTTCGATGATACATGAACATATTACAATATTGTTGAATACGTGGATGGAGGCGCGATAATATGATTAGCATACAAGAGGCCGTAATATTTGCGATCGGTCTAGCTGTTTTGTTCAGTCCTCCTGCGACTATTGGGCCATATCTCTCGATAACAAGTGCATTTGATGAAAAGACACAGAAAAAGATTGCAAGGACCGCGGCTTTGTATTATTTCATCTTTGTTATAGCAATAGCTTGGATAGGTCAGTATGCGTTGGAAGTACTGGGTATCAGTGTCAATGCATTGATGGCAACAGGAGGTATAATCTTGCTGGTATCGTCGATACCTATGGTCTTGGGAAAGAACTACGGAGGTATCGATTCAGAACAAATAAAGCACAGTAACTGGAAGACGGTGGCTGCTGTGCCGATAGTATTCCCATTGGCATGTGGCGGAGGATCAATCGCATTGATCATAAGTAATGCAATGGAATACAGTGAAGTAAGTTCTCTTATTTTGATATCGGCTATGTTATTGCTAGTGTCATTGGTTGTTTTCTTGACATTCATTTTTGCTGAACCATTGGCGAAGAAAGCAGGTAACAGCGGTCTGGAAGTGATGTCCAGGGCAGGAGGTATAATCTTGGCTACCATAGCATTGCAGATGTTAGTCAAAGGTCTTGTACCAATGATATATGGTTATTGGCCCGGCTAAAATCAGAAAAAAATATTTTGATATTTAATGCAGGACCTTCGGGTTCTGCATATTTTTTTTATAATATCGGTTCAATTGATCAATTATTCCTATTGTATTTTTTTTTAAAAACGAAAATTCATCGTAAAGGTTTATTTACCATTTACGTTTACGACCTAATACAGAAGCCGATGTAGCCAAGCCTGGTTAAAGGCGATGGACTCAAGATCCATTCTTGCAGGAGTTCGCCGGTTCGAATCCGGCCGTCGGCACTCATATTTCTCTTTAGCAGAGAGAGGGTTGTTTTGAACTCGAATTATTTTTCTGAACTTTTCTTGAGTATGCGTGGTTTTAAACATCATATTCTTTAAAAATATTGTATTTTAAATTATTATTAATGTAGTATTAATATATTAAAAAAATTCTCATGTTAACTAGTTCAATTCATAAAATCGATTAACACAATGTGATGTACGATACTTAATAATGAAAACATCGTTAGTACTGAGTTAATTTTGATTTAATTGTTAATATTACTTATTAAAATAATTAGATATTATAATGATTTTTTAATAACATATCAATTAGATTTTAATAATAAATATCACAATCCCATGCTGATGAAAACAATATCGATAGTAGCAATAGTGATTGCAATCGTTTTGGTCGCAGGAGCGGCAGCGGTCGTGGTCATGCACAATAATTCGAATGATGATGATCGTCAGACCATTACTGTAACAATGGCATGGGAAGAAGACATAGTCGAAGAGATCGCAGGTGATGAGTATAACGTAGTGTCTATGATGCCGTCAAATGTAAGTCCTCATACAACTTATTCACAGCCTAGTACCGTGGCGGAGCTTTATTCTTCTACGGTTTACTTTATGGTGGGATCTGGCATAGAATGGGAGACTGCGTTCATGGACGATGTCATCTCGCAGATCCCAGATTCAGTGGAGATCGTGAAATTAGCGGATGAGATCGAGTACACTCCCCTATATTCAGTAGAAACGAGTGAATCTGGTGAGTATGATGTTCATATCTGGACATCTCCTGATAATTTGGCAAAGATGGCAGAGGTCATTATGGATAAGCTCATAGAGCTGAATCCAGACAATGCATCTGTCTATGAGGCAAATTATGAAGCATACATGGACAAGGTCGATGCTGTTAACGATAAGATGACAGAACTTGCAGACCTTGTAGGCGATGAAGAGATCAATATCCTCGTTTGGCATCCCGCCTGGCAATATTTCATCGAGCAGTATGGAGCTGAGATGGGATTGAATGCCAATATGATCGGGGTCGAGAGCCAAGGCGAAGTGTCGATAGAGGATGCTGTGACCTTGTACAAAGATTATGACGTCATCTATGTGTCCGTAACAGATGAAGGATACGAGTATAGAGATGTACTTGAAGAAAATGGGATAAATGTAGAAGTTGTCAATCCGACACCTGATGATATGCTCGAGTCCCTTTCTGATTTCATAGACCTTCTTATGCAGGAATATGCTGAGTCGTGAGGTAGAGCAATGACAGGTGAACCCCCCATATCGATCAAGGATCTCTCCGCAGGTTACGGGAACGAATTGATACTCAAAGGGATCTCTCTCGAACTCAAAGAGAATGATTTCCTTGCGGTCATCGGTCCCAATGGCGGCGGAAAGACGACATTGTTCCGTTCAATATTGGGCTTGCTCCGCCCAATGAGCGGCACAGTGGAGGTCTATGGGGAGCCACCTGTTACAGGTGTAAGGCATATCGGTTATGTGCCTCAGCGTGGAGTCTTCGATTCCAACTATCCAATATGCGCTGAAGAAGTCGTGTTGATGGGATTGAGGGTACGTAAAGGTCTTAGGCCGTTCTATTCCAAAGAAGAGAAAGAGATGGCAGAGGTTGCAATGGAATATTCAGAAATGTTAGATTTCCGTGATAAGCGCATCAGCGATCTCTCAGGGGGACAGTTGCAGAGGGTCTTTCTAGCAAGGGCCCTCGCACCCAAACCTAAGATACTTTTATTGGATGAGCCAACATCCAGTCTTGACCCGTCCATGAGGGATTGTACGTACGATGTTCTTAAGAAGGTCAATAAGGACGGTGTGGCGATAATGATCATAACACATGATATGACCAGCATATCACATGATGTGAAGAGATTGGCATGTATGAACAGGAGATTGATCTGCAATGATCGTCCGGAGATCACTGAAGAGATGGTGGAATTGGGATTCCACTGTCCGCCAGAGTTCTTGAGGGTATCAGGTAATGTCAAAGGTAAGTGCTGCTGCCATGAAGGTGATTCTGACTAATGGATATATGGGATTATCTTTCAATTTCTTTGATACAGAACATGTTCATGGCAACGGTATGTGCCTGTATCTTGTGCGGAGTCATAGGCACATACGTGGTCGTCAATAGAATGGTAGCTGTGACAGGGGGTATAGCTCATACGACCTTCGGAGGTATAGGTTTTTCATATTATGTGATGTCTGTATTTTTGGTCGGATGGTTCACACCAATGCTCGGTGCATTGCTTTTTGGAGTTGTTTCTGCAATAATAATGACATTCTGTAAAAAGATCTCTGATCTTAGGCAGGATACGTTGATCGGCGCTCTATGGGCTGTCGGTATGGCCATGGGAGTAATATTCTTGTGTTTCATGGATCGCAGTGTTATAACTCCGTCCTCGTACGAATCCATTCTTTTTGGTAATGTGCTGTTCGTTAGCAATCTGACACTAATGATAATTGCCGCGGTTACAGTGGTTATATTGACAGCAGTGGCATTGTTGTTCAGGGACCTTCAGATCCTGACATTCGACGAGACCCACGCGAAGATATCAGGCATCAATGTGTTTTGGTTGAACATGGTACTCTATGTCATGGTCGCAGTTACTTGTGTGATGGTAGCCAATGTGGTCGGTATAATAATGATAATCGCTCTTATGACAATACCCGTGGCGATATCTAATTTCTATACTTACAATCTGAAGGGTATGATGATAGTCGGCACCGTAATTTCCATGGTATTATCAATTCTGGGTCTATTCCTAGCCATTGGTTTTGACTCCCCTCCAGGGGCGACAGTTGTTCTTATCATTGGAATCGCGCTTATCGTAGCTCTGTGCATCAATTATTTATCGAAAAGAAGTTCCAAAAAGTTGGAAAAGCGTTCAAGATCAGAAATGCCAGTTGTCAAAGAGACAAATTCAAATGTTGTCAACGAATCCAATGTGAAATTTTCTTCGAATAAAAAATAAATTTCATCGAATGTAAATACACGAATTTGGGTTTCTCTTTTTAGTTTTTTAGGTATTTTTTGATGCAGTTTATACTATTTTGCATCTACATTGTGCGTTAAAATAGGGGATCAAAAGGCACAATGTTAATAACTTTTCACGGTATACGGTCGTTTTGTTAATAAGGGCGAGACAATGGGCATTGTAAGCATATCACTCAACGAAAAGAATTTAGAAGCACTCGATGACATCCGTTCAGCATTCGGCCTCAATGGTAGAAGTGAAGCCATGCGTACTGCGATCAACATTGCAATGAGCGATATACAAGAGATGAAAGATCTGGCTGGGTCTATAGAAGGAGTATTGATCGTGGTCAGGAGAGATCATGCTGACCCCTGGATGGGATCGATACAGGCGGAATATGAGACCGAGATTAAAACTCAGATGCATTCCCATCTCAAGGACCATAAATGTCTTGAGGTGATGGTGATATCTGGAAATGCCGAGAATCTCTCATCCATGTTGAAAGAGATATATGCTACGAATAAGGCCGATTATGTGAAATTCATAAGAAGTTAAGCATGCATCCGTTGTCTAAGTTCCTTAGAGATCATATGATTTACGCGTTAATGTTACTGTTAATACGGCGTCTCTGTAACAATACGAAGTGGCACTATATATTTCAATGAAGTCATGTCGTGTAAAAATCATTTAAATTATTCTCAAACGGTGCACTAACCTTTATAAATAGTGAGCACATCAGCAGCTTTACGTAAACTCAGGACCCGTCTAATAAACGAAAACTGAGAGCACATCCCATTGGGATTTTGTGCTTGATTACTTCCCCCGAAAGGGCGGAACATTTGCGGAGGATTGAAAATATGGCAAAGGCAAAGAAAGAAGCGCCTAAGACCGAAGATGAAAATTTTAATTTCATCGTTCGTATCGCAAGCAGTGATATAGATGGTCAGAAGAGGGTCGTCATCGGCCTTCAGAGCATCAAGGGAGTTGGAAAAAGAGTTGCTGAGATCGTAGTCAGAAAGGCTGACATCGACCCAACAGTGAAGATCGGATCCATCTCGGACGAAAAGGTCAAGCAGCTTGAGCAGTGCATAATGACGTATGTCGAATACGCACCCAACTGGGTCGTTAACAGGCAGGTCGACTATGAGTCAGGTGCAGACATGCACCTTATCGGAAACGACCTTGATATGGTCCAGAAGGACGACATCAACAGAATGAAGATGATCCGCTGTTACCGCGGAATTAGACATGAGACACACCACAAGGTAAGAGGCCAGAGAACCCGTTCGAACGGAAGGAAAGGACTCACAATGGGTGTCCAGAAGAAGACGTCTTGAGGTGTTATAAATGGGAGATCCTAAATTTTCACGTAAGTCTTACGACACACCTTCTCACCCATGGCAGGGCGAGAGGATAAAGGCAGAGGCCGAGATCGTCCGCCAGTTCGGACTTAAGAACAAGACAGAAGTCTGGAAGGCACAGACAACACTCAGGAACTTCAGGAAGCAGTCAAGGGAGCTTCAGGCACTCTTGAGGACCGGAGATGCACAGGCGAAGGTCGAGGCAGATGCACTTATCAACAAGTGTGCCCGCATCGGTGTTCTGCCCGTTACCGGTGGAACGCTCAATGAGGTTCTTCTGCTGACAGATTCAGAGATACTCTCTCGTCGTCTTCAGACCGTTGTTTTCGAGAAAGGACTTTCTACAACGATCAAACAGGCAAGGCAGATGATCACGCACGGACATATTTTCATAAATGGTCACAGAGTGACCGTTCCTGGATATATTGTCAACAGGGATGAGGAAGCCTCAGTGGAGTATAATGTAGCATCGCCGTTCACAGATGAGATGCACCCGATGAGGATTCCATCGGAGAAACTTATAGTAAAGGAAGCAGTCAAAGAACAGACTCGTTCAAAATTCGAGGCAAAGACTGCAGCAGTAGCCAGGGCAGATGCTCAGGAAGCCGGAATCACAGCAAAGGATGGTGAGATCTGATGGCAGCAACACAGAAATGGGGAATCGCTAACATCTACGCCAGTTACAACAACGTCATGATCACCTTGACCGACATAACGGGAGCAGAGACTCTCGCTAAAGTTACCGGTGGTATGGTTGTTAAACAGGCCAAGGATGAGTCTTCGCCTTACGCAGCTCAGAGAGCAGCAGAGAAGATCGCAGAGGTCGCAGGAGAGAAGGAGATCATCGGAGTTCACGTCAGGGTACGTGCACCCGGAGGAAACAAATCCACATCTCCAGGACCCGGAGCTCAGGCTGCAATTCGTGCACTGGCAAGGGCCGGTCTTAAGATAGGCCGCATCGAGGATGTTACACCTATTCCGCATGACGGAACCAAGAAGAAAGGCGGACGCAGAGGACGCAGGGTCTGAGGAGGCCTCTTATGGACATTGAAATACTCGAAATGGCAGAGAGGAAGGGAAAATTCATCCTTAAAAATTCCTCTCCTGCCATGGCGAACGCACTCAGGAGGACAATGTTGTCCGACATTCCAAAGATGGCCATCGACAAGGTCGAGTTCCACCTCGGACCAATCATGGTTGATGACAAGGAGTACGAGAGCGTAACGCCCTTGTTCGATGAGATCATCGCTCACAGGCTTGGAATGATTCCAGTGCCCACGGATTATGAGCTCTTCACATACCAGGATAAATGTGTCTGTGGAGGGGATGGTTGCCCAAGCTGTACTTTAATGTACAGTTTGAATAAGATAGGTCCGTGCACGGTATTGTCCGGTGACA contains:
- a CDS encoding MBL fold metallo-hydrolase, whose amino-acid sequence is MAVTRISSKISFDSNIYLVQGRINVLIDTGTGLGSQEVLKNIRRILGDSKLDMVILTHCHADHIGGLTDIIESFSCPAFAGKDAEYIRSASPVTLAEEVLGICLQPVDVTEVSDGEIIDMGDHRLRIIDTPGHTIGSISLYDEVTHSLFSGDTLFTMGVGRTDFPTGSFKYLTESLLKLSKIEIKSLYPGHGNVSDQGNQMVRYGLNMLGVSV
- a CDS encoding threonylcarbamoyl-AMP synthase; its protein translation is MRIIKCDCSNGVNAHCVEAALNAAEDISEGRLIVYPTETVYGVGADIYNQVALKNLYLAKKRPFDMALSVAVSDRNMMEQVAILDDNADKLIKAFLPGPLTLIMPKQPDVPDLLTAMSQKVGIRIPDHPIAQEIIRRTGPIVATSANVHSRPDATTVSEAINDFGDAISTYIDAGKSPTGKPSTIVWLADGEVEIVRQGIITIHQIEEVLRC
- the map gene encoding type II methionyl aminopeptidase yields the protein MLTSEQLEKLRKAGQVAGAAREMGMGLVKAGGKLYDVAQEVEGYIREHGCGLAFPCNISRNEVAAHYTPCINDPTVFELGDVVKIDCGAEIDGYVGDTAGTVEVGTRRYTELIDVSKRARNTVAEFIGEGTPLGEIGRAVEMVINQAGFKPIDNLNGHQIEPYNLHAGLSVPSYASGDTTTLKAGMVIAIEPFATNGGGSVVNGPQGNIVRLVRDRKVDDPKAQDFLEYVKGEFKTFPFCARSCDFPDAEKHVKYLMHRGVLSGYAQLVEVKGGMVSQHEYTFYIAGPRAEVTTLP
- a CDS encoding linear amide C-N hydrolase; protein product: MCTGIILKAQDGAVIKGRSMEWGTMDIFSRIFIAPREKKITGTLPDGNTGFTWNAKYGFVGIDAFGQYFASDGMNEKGLVAGLFYHTGTAKYEKYDPALAEKSMAATDLGTYILSMFATIDEIKNGIEGIHLVGIPLPGTNIEVPCHYMVADRSGKAITIEFLNGQTTIFDNPVGIITNSPSFDWHMTNLRNYLNFRADGEEKANYMGVEMIPIGHGAGLVGMPGDYTPPSRFVRAAALTNTARPTVDAYDTVLEMNRIMDSFNVPLERVFTPKEKDMQKGLVSSTTWTTISDTKNLRYYYHTQYNRRLRCLDLSKVDLSPNKDYKSQPLDRMKQQDIENITFSI
- a CDS encoding MFS transporter, with protein sequence MSEVSFKNSKLVIVVALLATFMVMLDLSLVNISLPTILKDWHLKTSMVMWVLLAYTVSLSAFMLLFGKLGERYGFKIIMSVGFVIFICGTLLSFFSPNIDTLIVCRFAQGIGAAMITALAFAAITRFVSPDLRGKGLGIVAAAGSLGTVIGPTLGGYLAGTFGFHTVFLVNIPVGIVALFLSLKVIPGDRLPVKGRFDVIGAVSIFIGIFGIIYALNMGEQLGWTSITIISTILAAVIFIPLFVFWESKRASDPLLNIKAVSSRNVLLPSIGSMMIMAAFAGAFVILPFYFELMHGMTSTQSGQMFLWATVTMVVAGIVAGTIANKVSVRSLSIVSLIIAAAAFFIMSTIVANTGLLIIGLMLLILGIGNGLFYPPSNRMILTSAPPEVQGEASGLLRTMQQVGCAIGVAIFTTIITTYVDFKGYLDGSETLQDLESNFISGMSVCMIIGGIMVIIGVVALLFTRKMASVKKE
- a CDS encoding MarC family protein; its protein translation is MISIQEAVIFAIGLAVLFSPPATIGPYLSITSAFDEKTQKKIARTAALYYFIFVIAIAWIGQYALEVLGISVNALMATGGIILLVSSIPMVLGKNYGGIDSEQIKHSNWKTVAAVPIVFPLACGGGSIALIISNAMEYSEVSSLILISAMLLLVSLVVFLTFIFAEPLAKKAGNSGLEVMSRAGGIILATIALQMLVKGLVPMIYGYWPG
- a CDS encoding metal ABC transporter substrate-binding protein — protein: MKTISIVAIVIAIVLVAGAAAVVVMHNNSNDDDRQTITVTMAWEEDIVEEIAGDEYNVVSMMPSNVSPHTTYSQPSTVAELYSSTVYFMVGSGIEWETAFMDDVISQIPDSVEIVKLADEIEYTPLYSVETSESGEYDVHIWTSPDNLAKMAEVIMDKLIELNPDNASVYEANYEAYMDKVDAVNDKMTELADLVGDEEINILVWHPAWQYFIEQYGAEMGLNANMIGVESQGEVSIEDAVTLYKDYDVIYVSVTDEGYEYRDVLEENGINVEVVNPTPDDMLESLSDFIDLLMQEYAES
- a CDS encoding ABC transporter ATP-binding protein, with protein sequence MTGEPPISIKDLSAGYGNELILKGISLELKENDFLAVIGPNGGGKTTLFRSILGLLRPMSGTVEVYGEPPVTGVRHIGYVPQRGVFDSNYPICAEEVVLMGLRVRKGLRPFYSKEEKEMAEVAMEYSEMLDFRDKRISDLSGGQLQRVFLARALAPKPKILLLDEPTSSLDPSMRDCTYDVLKKVNKDGVAIMIITHDMTSISHDVKRLACMNRRLICNDRPEITEEMVELGFHCPPEFLRVSGNVKGKCCCHEGDSD
- a CDS encoding metal ABC transporter permease, which translates into the protein MDIWDYLSISLIQNMFMATVCACILCGVIGTYVVVNRMVAVTGGIAHTTFGGIGFSYYVMSVFLVGWFTPMLGALLFGVVSAIIMTFCKKISDLRQDTLIGALWAVGMAMGVIFLCFMDRSVITPSSYESILFGNVLFVSNLTLMIIAAVTVVILTAVALLFRDLQILTFDETHAKISGINVFWLNMVLYVMVAVTCVMVANVVGIIMIIALMTIPVAISNFYTYNLKGMMIVGTVISMVLSILGLFLAIGFDSPPGATVVLIIGIALIVALCINYLSKRSSKKLEKRSRSEMPVVKETNSNVVNESNVKFSSNKK